One stretch of Kwoniella pini CBS 10737 chromosome 3, complete sequence DNA includes these proteins:
- a CDS encoding calcium/proton exchanger — protein MSTPTQKNPNPPLSSQPPLSPSQYHAALSPGKASSIRSFTTATEDEDYYDAQNRPRSAALPGLQSLESTPRGGQGSQRGLPATAFGSSFGSPNTTWGDRLGNSNAGSMPRPSRNPRFLSSGMYQAPSASMSRSASRARPALPTRESVVNVDKDRKGNGEDEEVEDRGAELIKQRQRERRQARRKKAHLELEKRLAAEAEAEGLTPLPTPGLSAPTTGLPDESFHQQQQQQRGYTGTNSRSVSRSRAASSDRRRIPYEAGYFPRQPSLAGTETPRDGGLSPRDEFLRAPSVHSTQDEEDEGSVAADRASIVDEIVHDVVEEETGGEAMTDEEDEDDEGEGDDEAVTLRDRQDALNIEHPFGLPIWKPALYRKSRSVTRNAESALHSIPSAAAERHLLPGNILWTLLFGWWLALACFVVAIFVSAAEVLGGGRGGYGKTLRGLAWYIGWPFGKYVEGEGAPEDDPDNSYHEDEEARPTRSSGYGTWTSRSTSSVSPTPKQRVTSDSASSNFTIRNTPSRDSLGLHAGLPDEPTRPPPAPTSPAGASSSTIRGGDSHDRHPTVTFSPSVKVRDTLDDERTTLLGNGKQEIKGFRRPRNKKAKFLGRLIYWPGFFLIVAPFMSLVCILCWFFVITIPMAKLTWALLKLLYYRPLEINFRSAPKVVVPVSNGDTPHGSPESGEGSGTGSGSTTLQGEDGSPSGYTMKRAHLTAGQVAPTSGPRSTVLLCTYRAVGLQYYKYTVGGVNIMFINLLPLVFCVTIDGLFILPFVERLEHKHLPVSPLLKLITSQALIFVLALASVIPLSYFIGMAVASISAQSSIGMGAVINATFGSIIEIILYGIALTQGKGRLVEGSIVGSILAGVLLMPGVSMCSGAFKRKEQKFNAKSAGVTSTMLIMAIIGTLTPTMFYQTYGSFELHCEGCPAPIQHNITVLPDSQLQTMAGLDGNNNLWMCDHCYYEHPNPQSDPFYKDQVETLMYGCAAILLFSYLIGLWFSLRTHAAQIWQNPQQLMKSEDAAIQAMHPAVKATLTQRITPQAVMQHILPLHRANTANNSPFQPRSVGGSPKASLSRLPSHIGHRPSPVPEEGPSLSTGQAGSSAEGYGKDRLASNTFNLPAGYTPFLESVDKDLKTSQSHLTPMRLPSSLTTEDFTRAVAVATVSALRHQGSIIGSSSQSGSAQKTRPIIHSHETTAAAGAGGGGQMTASNSAKGNWQDDDEEGHGGHEGPSWTRGVSAGVLLGCTLLYAVIAEILVDVVDVVLQGSGIDEKFLGLTLFALVPNTTEFMNAMSFALNGNIALSMEIGSAYALQVCLLQIPAMVAFSALYQPDKMGDVVDTFTLIFPRWDVIAIILSIFLLTYTYIEARSNYHRGSILILAYIVLIMGFYYAPVRAEGDTPPDLVYGPEMLNQLNTGLGISITKFWA, from the exons ATGAGTACTCCCACGCAGAAGAATCCCAATCCCCCTCTTTCCTCTCAACCTCCGCTATCACCTAGCCAGTATCATGCAGCGCTTTCGCCTGGCAAAGCATCTTCCATACGATCATTTACTACCGCAACAGAAGACGAAGACTACTACGATGCACAAAATCGTCCGCGATCTGCTGCATTACCGGGGCTGCAGAGCTTAGAATCTACTCCAAGAGGAGGCCAAGGCAGTCAGAGAGGACTCCCTGCTACCGCATTTGGCAGTAGTTTTGGCTCGCCCAATACAACGTGGGGAGATCGTCTCGGTAATTCGAATGCGGGGAGTATGCCTCGACCTTCCCGTAACCCCAGATTCCTTTCAAGTGGGATGTATCAAGCTCCATCAGCTAGCATGTCACGTTCTGCATCCCGAGCCAGACCAGCATTACCAACTCGAGAAAGCGTTGTCAACGTGGACAAGGACAGGAAGGGCAATGGggaggatgaagaggtagaagatCGAGGAgctgaattgataaaaCAACGACAAAGGGAGCGTAGACAAGCTagaaggaagaaagctCATTTGGAATTAGAAAAGCGATTAGCcgctgaagctgaagccGAAGGCCTAACGCCTCTTCCCACACCCGGTCTTAGCGCTCCTACAACTGGTCTACCCGATGAGAGTTTCcatcaacaacagcaacaacagAGAGGATATACAGGAACAAACAGTAGATCAgtttcaagatcaagagcCGCAAGCTCAGATAGAAGACGTATTCCTTATGAAGCTGGCTATTTCCCTCGACAACCTAGTCTGGCTGGTACGGAGACTCCGAGAGATGGTGGACTTAGTCCGAGAGACGAATTTCTTCGAGCACCATCTGTACATTCCACTcaagatgaggaagatgaaggcTCTGTGGCGGCTGATAGAGCCAGTATAGTGGATGAGATCGTACACGATGTCGTCGAAGAAGAGACTGGCGGCGAAGCTATGACtgatgaagaggacgaGGACGATGAAGGCGAAGGCGATGACGAAGCTGTCACTCTCAGAGATCGACAAGAC GCTCTTAACATTGAACATCCTTTCGGTCTACCAATCTGGAAACCTGCACTTTACCGAAAATCCCGTTCTGTCACTCGAAATGCCGAATCCGCTCTGCACTCGATCCCGTCTGCGGCGGCAGAACGTCACCTGCTCCCCGGCAATATCCTCTGGACCTTGCTGTTTGGTTGGTGGCTGGCTCTCGCGTGTTTCGTCGTAGCAATCTTCGTCAGTGCTGCTGAAGTGCTTGGCGGTGGTCGTGGTGGATACGGCAAGACACTAAGAGGATTAGCATGGTACATCGGTTGGCCATTTGGGAAATAcgttgaaggtgaaggtgcaCCCGAAGATGATCCTGACAATTCATATCacgaagacgaagaagcaAGACCGACAAGAAGCTCCGGTTATGGGACGTGGACCAGCAGATCTACGTCATCCGTCTCACCCACACCTAAACAGCGAGTTACTTCAGATAGtgcttcttccaattttaCGATTCGTAACACGCCAAGCCGAGATTCGCTGGGTCTTCATGCCGGTCTACCTGATGAGCCTACTCGACCTCCCCCGGCGCCTACCTCTCCAGCTGGAGCTTCTTCCAGTACCATTCGAGGTGGAGATAGCCATGATCGCCATCCGACTGTCACTTTCTCCCCGAGTGTAAAGGTAAGGGACACTTTGGACGATGAGCGTACAACCCTCCTAGGTAACGGCAAACAGGAAATCAAAGGGTTCCGTCGACCAAGAAACAAGAAAGCAAAATTCCTCGGACGGTTAATTTACTGGCCAGGTTTCTTTCTTATCGTCGCGCCTTTTATGTCTTTGGTCTGTATCCTGTGTTGGTTCTTTGTCATCACCATACCGATGGCCAAACTCACTTGGGCATTGCTGAAACTCCTCTATTATCGACCATTGGAAATCAATTTCCGATCGGCGCCAAAGGTAGTGGTTCCAGTGTCGAATGGCGATACACCTCATGGATCACCTGAATCTGGCGAAGGGTCTGGAACAGGGTCTGGATCCACAACTCTGCAAGGAGAAGACGGATCACCTTCGGGTTATACGATGAAGAGAGCTCATCTGACCGCCGGTCAGGTCGCTCCTACATCCGGTCCTCGTTCGACCGTACTTCTATGTACATATCGAGCTGTCGGTTTACAGTATTACAAGTACACTGTAGGAGGTGTGAACATTATGTTCATCAACCTTCTGCCACTAGTATTCTGCGTCACCATTGATGGTTTGTTCATCTTACCTTTCGTCGAAAGATTAGAACATAAACATTTACCTGTATCACCTTTACTCAAGCTCATTACCTCTCAAGCACTCATCTTTGTCTTAGCACTCGCATCAGTCATTCCTCTATCCTACTTTATCGGTATGGCTGTAGCATCGATCTCAGCTCAATCCTCAATCGGTATGGGAGCTGTAATTAACGCTACCTTTGGTTCAATCATCGAGATCATCCTTTATGGCATAGCTTTGACACAAGGAAAGGGTAGGCTGGTAGAAGGTTCAATTGTAGGAAGTATACTTGCAGGTGTACTTCTCATGCCTGGAGTCTCGATGTGTAGCGGAGCTTTCAAGCGGAAAGAACAGAAATTCAATGCCAAGTCAGCCGGCGTGACAAGTACGATGTTGATCATGGCTATTATTGGTACTTTGACGCCGACCATGTTTTATCAGACGTACGGATCG TTCGAACTTCATTGCGAAGGTTGTCCTGCACCTATACAACACAATATCACCGTCCTCCCTGATTCACAATTGCAAACGATGGCTGGTCTCGATGGTAACAACAACCTGTGGATGTGCGACCATTGTTATTACGAGCATCCCAATCCTCAAAGCGATCCCTTTTACAAAGATCAGGTAGAGACCCTTATGTATGGCTGTGCAGCGATCTTGCTTTTC TCCTATCTCATCGGTCTCTGGTTCTCCCTACGAACACATGCCGCCCAGATCTGGCAGAACCCTCAACAGCTCATGAAGAGCGAGGATGCAGCTATTCAAGCGATGCATCCAGCAGTGAAAGCGACTTTGACTCAGCGAATAACGCCTCAAGCGGTAATGCAACACATTTTGCCTTTACACAGAGCAAACACTGCAAACAACAGTCCCTTCCAACCCCGATCAGTTGGAGGTTCACCAAAAGCAAGTCTGAGTAGATTGCCGAGTCATATAGGACATCGACCTTCACCGGTACCCGAAGAGGGCCCTTCCTTATCTACCGGACAAGCCGGATCTTCTGCCGAAGGGTATGGTAAAGATAGATTAGCGTCCAATACGTTTAACCTCCCTGCAGGATATACACCATTCCTAGAATCAGTCGATAAGGATTTGAAAACTTCTCAATCCCACTTGACACCTATGCGTCTACCTTCCAGCTTGACTACCGAGGATTTTACTAGGGCAGTAGCAGTAGCCACCGTCAGTGCCCTTCGACATCAAGGTTCAATCATAGGAAGTAGCTCTCAATCTGGCTCAGCTCAAAAGACTCGTCCTATTATCCATAGTCACGAAACTACAGCAGCGGCAGGAGCGGGAGGAGGCGGACAAATGACTGCTTCGAACAGTGCCAAGGGAAACTGGcaggatgatgatgaagaaggtcatGGAGGACATGAAGGGCCTTCTTGGACCAGAGGTGTATCTGCGGGTGTTTTATTGGGATGCACGCTTCTATACGCTGTTATTGCTG AAATCCTCGTGGATGTAGTCGATGTGGTCCTACAAGGATCAGGAATCGATGAGAAATTCCTTGGATTGACACTTTTCGCTCTCGTACCGAATACGACGGAATTCATGAATGCCATGTCTTTCGCTCTGAACGGGAATATCGCTTTGTC GATGGAGATAGGTTCTGCATACGCATTACAAGTTTGTCTACTTCAAATCCCAGCTATGGTAGCTTTCTCTGCACTATATCAACCTGATAAGATGGGTGATGTCGTAGATACTTTTAC ATTGATATTCCCCCGTTGGGACGTTATAGCtattattttatcaatCTTTTTATTAACTTATACATATATAGAAGCTAGAAGTAATTATCATAGAGGATCCATCTTGATCTTAGC TTATATCGTTCTTATAATGGGATTTTACTATGCTCCTGTACGAGCTGAAGGAGATACTCCACCTGATTTAGTTTATGGACCGGAAAtgttaaatcaattaaatacTGGTTTAGGAATATCTATAACTAAATTTTGGGCATAA
- a CDS encoding mitochondrial 54S ribosomal uL14m domain-containing protein has protein sequence MIGLKGLLNVIDNTGALKVECINVLKVKTRLKSTGTATVGDEIVCVVNKARPIPANEVIKNPSSSSNIQKIRKGDVRRAVVVRVKKTVQRVDGSVVRFDDNAAVLLNNKGEMLGTRIVGPVAAELRKSKGGAAGAGGRWGKILMLAPKVV, from the exons ATGATCGGTTTGAAAGGTTTACTAAAC GTCATCGACAATACCGGTGCACTCAAGGTTGAATGTATAAACGTATTGAAAGTGAAGACAAGGCTCAAATCAACAGGTACAGCGACTGTTG GTGACGAGATAGTCTGTGTAGTAAATAAAGCACGACCTATACCTGCGAACGAAGTTATCAAAaatccatcatcttcatcaaatatacaGAAAATTCGAAAAGGAGATGTTAGGAGGGCAGTCGTTGTTAGAGTGAAGAAGACTGTTCAAAGGGTAGATGGAAGTGTAGTGAG ATTTGACGATAACGCAGCTGTATTATTGAAcaataaaggtgaaatgCTAGGTACGAGAATAGTTGGTCCAGTCGCAGCAGAATTGAGGAAATCGAAAGGTGGTGCAGCTGGTGCAGGTGGTAGATGGGGTAAAATATTGATGTTAGCTCCGAAA GTCGTATAG
- a CDS encoding 60S ribosomal protein uL18, with translation MPFVKTQKNDAYFSRYQVKPRRRREGKTDYQARRGLVSQAKNKYASPKYRLVVRITNKQVICQIVYAKIQGDAVLVHASSKELPKFGIEHGLTNWTACYATGLLVARRALTKLGLADKYEGVAEPSGELELTEALGDDEPRPFKAYLDVGLRRTSTGARVFGAMKGASDGGIFIPHNEKRFPGYDPETKAIDAEVLQNYIIGGHVAEYMESLEEEDDERFKKQFSSYLAADVGSADIEEIYTEAYAKIREDPSFTPTEKDVAKWKSESKKYKAPKSTKEEKQSRIQAKIEAYKAGKVDAAEEDEEDDE, from the exons ATGCCTTTCGTCAAGACCCAAAAGAACGACGCCTACTTCTCGAGGTACCAAGTTAAACCTCGACGAAGAAGAGAGGGTAAAACCGACTACCAAGCAAGAAGAGGTCTCGTTTCTCAAGCTAAGAACAAGTACGCTTCTCCTAAG TACCGACTCGTTGTCAGAATCACCAACAAGCAAGTTATCTGTCAAATTGTCTACGCTAAGATCCAA GGTGATGCCGTTCTCGTTCACGCTTCTTCCAAAGAACTTCCTAAATTCGGTATTGAACACGGTTTAACCAACTGGACTGCCTGTTACGCTACCGGTCTTCTTGTTGCTAGAAGAGCTCTTACCAAATTAGGTTTAGCCGATAAATACGAAGGTGTTGCTGAACCTTCTGGTGAACTTGAATTAACTGAAGCTTTGGGTGATGATGAGCCAAGACCTTTCAAGGCTTACCTCGATGTTGGTCTTAGAAGAACTTCAACTGGTGCAAGAGTTTTCGGTGCTATGAAAGGTGCTTCTGACGGTGGTATCTTCATTCCCCACAATGAAAAACGTTTCCCAGGTTACGACCCTGAAACCAAAGCTATCGATGCTGAAGTTTTACAAAACTATATCATTGGTGGTCACGTTGCTGAATACATGGAATCtcttgaagaggaagatgatgagcG ATTCAAGAAACAATTCTCTTCATACCTCGCTGCTGATGTTGGATCCGCcgatattgaagaaatctACACTGAAGCTTACGCTAAAATCAGAGAAGATCCTTCATTCACACCTACCGAGAAAGATGTTGCTAAATGGAAATCTGAATCTAAGAAATACAAAGCTCCTAAATCTACCAAAGAAGAGAAACAATCTAGAATTCAAGCTAAAATTGAAGCATACAAAGCTGGTAAAGTTGATGCCGctgaggaagatgaggaggatgatgagtaa
- a CDS encoding protein disulfide-isomerase domain: MLLNSPLALAAALLPLVQAGMYGQPVLNLDAKSFKQAMSTEHAAMVAFVAPWCGHCKNLGPEYTSAAQSLSPLIPFYAIDCDDQKNKGLCAEYGIQGFPTIKAFPKASKGPAKDYQGERKKGALIEYAKNLVPDKVKKLRVDKEGKEDSVIKSFLQEKSSLPHVLLVHPSAPSIPFLWKVLAHRLSGKMHLGFVRDTPSRSVLSSLGVYDAADTAKDATRVVSWPAEATSSEGLVEYEGAMKFNALLEWLQFQLTGETSTNNDSEKVQSGSKQKQKPVKIPEPIQTGLEDDSEIKGEERSVKSEAAARKAKLDEAERRDKERREKAALKAKQDKAEQEGKGTSDVLLEDDNDKDGSSTVDAPEAIPQEAVEDHTAREAAINAEKEPADPSPEQIATKTQDEQVVEKTSVPHEEL, encoded by the exons ATGCTGTTAAACAGTCCCCTCGCGCTTGCGGCTGCCCTGCTCCCCTTAGTACAAGCAGGGATGTACGGCCAACCAGTTCTGAATCTTGATGCGAAATCTTTCAAACAAGCTATGTCCACTGAACATGCTGCG ATGGTAGCTTTCGTAGCTCCTTGGTGCGGACATTGTAAAAATCTTGGACCAGAATATACTTCAGCCGCTCAATCCCTTTCACCACTTATACCATTTTATGCTATTGATTGTGATGATCAAAAGAATAAAGGATTATGTGCAGAATACGGTATACAAGGTTTTCCAACTATAAAAGCATTTCCAAAAGCTTCTAAAGGTCCTGcaaaagattatcaaggggaaaggaaaaaaggAGCTTTGATTGAATATGCTAAAAATTTAGTTCCCGATAAAGTCAAAAAACTAAGagttgataaagaaggtaaagaggATAGTGTAATCAAAAGCTTCTTACAAGAG aaatcatctttacctcACGTACTACTCGTTCATCCGTCTGCTCCGTCAATTCCTTTCTTGTGGAAAGTCTTGGCTCATAGGTTATCTGGGAAG ATGCACCTTGGTTTCGTTCGAGATACTCCATCTCGTTCGGTGTTGTCTTCCCTGGGAGTATACGACGCAGCCGACACAGCAAAAGACGCTACCAGAGTAGTCTCTTGGCCAGCCGAAGCGACCTCATCAGAAGGTTTAGTAGAATACGAGG GCGCAATGAAGTTCAACGCATTATTAGAATGgcttcaattccaattaaCAGGAGaaacatcaacaaataaTGATTCGGAGAAAGTTCAAAGCGGttcaaaacaaaaacaaaaaccTGTTAAAATACCTGAGCCTATCCAAACGGGATTGGAAGACGATAGTGAAataaaaggagaagaaagatcagTAAAATCAGAGGCAGCAGCGAGGAAAGCCaaattagatgaagctgaaagaagGGATAAagagagaagagaaaaagctGCTTTAAAAGCTAAACAGGATAAAGCAGAgcaagaaggaaaaggaacTTCGGatgttcttcttgaagatgataatgataaagatggaagtTCAACTGTTGATGCACCTGAAGCTATACCTCAAGAAGCTGTTGAAGATCACACTGCTAGAGAAGCAGCTATTAATGCCGAAAAGGAACCAGCTGATCCATCACCGGAGCAAATTGCTACCAAAACTCAAGACGAACAAGTTGTTGAGAAGACTAGTGTACCGCATGAGGAGCTCTAA